The DNA window CCGAATGCCCCTTCGCGGTAATAACCCGGTTCATTCGACAGGATCATCCCGGCCTCAATTGGCACGTGATTGATCCGGCTGAGGCGTTGCGGGCCTTCATGCACCGACAGATAGGCACCGACGCCGTGCCCGAGACCATGGTCAAAATCCTGCCCCGAAAGCCAGAGTGGCATGCGTCCGATGGCCTCAATATCACGCCCGGCCAGCCCCTGCGGCCAGCGCAGGCGGCTCATGGCGATCATGCCCTGCAGCACCCGGGTAAAGGCCGCGCGTGCCTCTTCGGGCACGTCACCGATTGCAATGGTGCGGGTTACATCGGTCGTGCCGTCAAGGTACTGACCGCCGCTGTCGAGCACGAGCAGATGACCGTCTTCAAGCGTGGCATCGGTCTCTTCGGTGACGCGGTAATGCATGATTGCGCCATGCGGGCCGGTGCCGGCGATGGTCTCAAAGCTGATGTCCTGCAACGCGTTGTCGTTACGGCGCAGGGCTTCCAGACGGCTGACCACCTGCGTTTCGGTGAGGCTGCCCGCGGGCTGCGCATCGAGCCAGGCCAGCAGTTCAACGACTGCCGCGCCATCGCGCAGATGTGCGGCTGCCGCCCCGGCGATCTCCGCCTCATTCTTGCGGGCTTTGGGCAGGGCGCAGGGCTCATCGCCCCAGACCACCCGGTCACCAAGAATGTCCGAGACCGCCACGGGCACGGTACCTTTGTCCAGCCGGACAGGTCCGTCCAGTCCGGCAACAAAGTTCTCGAAAGCGTCAGGGTTCTGCACGCTGACTTCCGGGCCGAAATGCCCGGTCAGCCCGTCGAGTTTTTCCGCCGCCATAAACAGCGCCACATGCCCGTTGTCGTGCAGCACGGCAAACCCCTGTGCGATAGGATTGCGCGGAATGTCCGAGCCACGGATGTTCAGCAGCCAGCAGATGGAATCCGGCAGAGTGATTACGGCCGCGCGGTGACCGGCATCGCGCAGATCTTCGGAAAGGCGTGCGCGTTTTGAGCCGTGGCTTTCTCCGGCAAATTCCATCGGGTGTACACGCACCGGGGCGCGGGGCGGAGCCGGCTGATCGTCCCAGACACGATCCGCCATATTTTCGCATGCGCGCATGTCTATGCCACGACCTTTCAGCGCACGCTCCAGCGTTTCGAGCTGGCCCGGGGTGTGCAGCCAGGGGTCAAACCCGACAGTGCCACCATCGGGCAACTGCTCTGCAAGCCAGGCACCCAGCGAGACCTCGGGCCAGGGCACCGGCGTGAATTCAGTCGCCACCTGGGATTTCACCTGCGTCCGGTACCGCCCGTCGATGAACACTCCCGCGATCCCGGTCAGGACCGCACAAAAGCCCGCCGATCCGGTAAATCCGGTCAGCCATGCAAGCCGCTCGTCATGCGCGGAGACATACTCGCCCTGATGCGCATCCGCGCGCGGCACAAGGAACCCGTCCAGCCCCTCAGCGGCCAGAACCTCGCGCAATGCGGCAAGGCGGGGCGGCCCCTGTTCCGGCCGTGCTGTGACTTTGAATGACTGAAACATGGGTCCCCCGGTTTCTTCTGGCTGAAATACTCCCGCCGGAGGCAGGTAAGACTTTATCCTGCGCGGCGGATACCCATCATGCGCGCCCGGGCCCGCGGATTGCTGTCGAAGAGTGCGGCAAGCTGTTCGGTCATCGCCCCGGCCAGCTGGTCCACATCCGTGATCGTCACCGCGCGGTCGTAATAACGCGTCACGTCATGCCCGATGCCGATGGCCAGAAGCTCGACCGCTTTGCGTTTTTCGACCATCGCAATGACGTCGCGCAGGTGTTTTTCCAGATAATTCGCAGGGTTCACCGACAGTGTGCTGTCATCGACCGGCGCACCGTCCGAGATCACCATCAGGATCTTGCGCGCCTCGGCGCGCATCAGCATCCGGCGGTGCGCCCATTCGAGCGCCTCACCGTCGATGTTTTCCTTCAGCAGGCCCTCTTTCATCATCAGACCCAGATTGGGCCGTGTCCGTCGCCAGGGCGCATCCGCTGATTTGTAGATGATGTGGCGCAGATCATTGAGCCGCCCGGGCTGCTGGGGACGGCCGTCATTAAGCCACGCCTCGCGCGCCTGACCGCCTTTCCAGGCGCGGGTGGTAAAGCCAAGGATCTCTACCTTCACGTTGCAGCGTTCCAGTGTGCGGGCCAGGACATCGGCACAGATCGCTGCGATGGAGATCGGGCGCCCGCGCATAGAGCCGGAATTGTCGAGCAGCAGCGTCACGACCGTGTCACGGAATTCGGTGTCTTTCTCGACCTTGAAGCTCAGCGGTGTCGTCGGGTTGGCGACAACACGTGCGAGGCGACCTGCGTCCAGCATGCCCTCTTCGAGATCAAACTCCCAGGAGCGGTTCTGCTGCGCCTGCAGACGGCGCTGCAGTTTGTTGGCCAGCCGGCTGACAGCGCCTTTCAGCGGTTCCAGCTGCTGATCAAGATAAGCGCGGAGGCGCTCCAGCTCTACCGGTTCTGCAAGCTCTTCAGCGCCGATTTCCTCATCGTGATCAGAGAGATAGACCAGATAATTCGGGTCCGCGTCCGAGGCAGGCTGCGGGGCGGGCGGCTCAAGCGGGGCCTCACCCTCAGGCATCTCGGCCTCTTCGCCCATCTCCTGATCGGCCATGTCGTCCATGGAGACCTGAGCCTGGGCTGCGTCCTGCTGTTCTTCCTGGGATTGTTCAGGGGAGGCATCGGCGTCCTCTTCATCCTGATCGTCCTGGCCGGTGCTGTCGGGTTCGCTGTCGTCTTCAGAGCTGTCCTCGGCGTCCTCTTCCTGATCCTCGTCAATCTGATCGGGGTCGTCGCCAAGCTGGTCGCCATATCCCAGATCCGAAATCATCTGGCGGGCGAACTTTGCAAAAGCCGACTGATCCGCCAGCGTCTCATCCAGGTTTTCGAGTGTGCCACCCGCCTGATCTTCGATGAACCCGCGCCACAGCTCCATGACATTCTGTGCGCCTGAGGGCAGATCACGCCCGGTTGCGAGGTGACGGATCAGATATCCTGCGGCCACAGACAGCGGCACGTCCGCTGCCTGGGTGACCTGATCATAGCCTTTGCGCAGGGATTCGTGGCCGATCTTGGCATCGATATTGCCGGCAGTGCCGGGCATGTCCCGGGCCCCCATCGCCTCGCAGCGGGCGGTTTCCATCGCCTCGTAAAGATCGCGCGCCATATCGCCCTGAGGCGCATATTTCGCATGGGTCTGGCCGTTGTGGTAGCGCCGGTTCAGAGCCAGTGCATCGGCCGTGCCGCGTGCCAGCAGCACTTCCTCGCGTGTCATGCGGCGGCTGACCTGCGGCAGGCGCATCGCGTCGCCGGACATTCCGGCGGGATCAACGGAATAGGAAACCGTCAGTTCCGGGTCATGCGCCATGACCTTCGTCGCTTCTCCCAGCGCCTTTTTAAAGGCGTCGGCGGGGTTGTCGGACTGTTTTTTGCTCATGCCGGAGCCCCCGACCGGTTTTTGCCGCAGGCGCAAAGGCCAGTCCCCCGTCCGGCGCGCCCGGCGCGCGTGCTGATGGCGGCGCGTGTCACCTTAACCGAGGCTCACGCTGGCCGCGCTTTCGGGCAGCTCTTCGTCAAAGAGGCGCTGATAGAATTCCGCCACAGTCTGGCGTTCAAGCTCGTCGCATTTGTTGAGGAAGGACAGCCGGAACGCATAGCCGATGTTGCGGAAGATCTCGGCATTCTGCGCCCAGGCGATCACTGTCCGGGGACTCATCACCGTGGAAAGATCCCCGTTCATAAAGGCCGTCCGCGTCAGGTCGGCGACCGTGACCATCTGCTTCACGGTCCTGCGACCCTTTTCGGTGTTGTAATGCGGGTTTTTGGACAGAACGATCGCGGTTTCAGCGTCGATGCTGAGGTAGTTCAGTGTTGCGACAAGGCTCCAGCGGTCCATCTGGCCCTGGTTGATCTGCTGCGTGCCGTGGTAAAGACCGGTCGTATCGCCCAGACCAACCGTGTTGGCGGTCGCGAAGATGCGGAAATAGGGGTGCGGTTCAATCACCTGGTTCTGATCGAGCAGCGTGAGTTTACCGTCTACTTCCAGCACGCGCTGAATCACGAACATCACGTCTGCACGGCCGGCATCGTATTCGTCAAAGACGATTGCGGTCGGGTTGCGGAGCGCCCAGGGCAGGATGCCTTCCTGAAAATCAGTGACCTGTTTGCCGTCTTTGAGCTTGATCGCGTCCTTGCCGATAAGGTCGATCCGGCTGATGTGGCTGTCGAGGTTCACACGCACCGCGGGCCAGTTCAGGCGCGCGGCGACCTGTTCGATGTGCGTCGATTTGCCCGTGCCGTGATAACCCTGGATCATCACGCGACGGTTGTGGGAAAACCCTGCAAGGATCGCCAGCGTGGTGTCGGGATCGAACTTGTAGGTGGTATCCAGATCCGGCACCCGGTCGCTGCCATCGGCGAAACCCTTAACAACCATATCGGTGTCGATGCCGAAGACCTCGCGCACGTTGATCTCTTCAGTGGGCTTGGTGTTGATGTCCAGTGCGCCGTCGGCCATGGGTGTCGTCCTTTGAAAGATGGTCTGTCCGGGCACGAATTGCCCGGGTCATCTGGTGCAACATATTGCGCCGGGGTGCAAGGGAAAGGGCCCGGGGCGGGGCCGCGGTTTCCGCTGGTTTCAGTCGCGGAAATTCCGGCTGCCTTTGATCTGGTCCCAGGCCCAGACAACTTCCTGCAGCTGTTCTTCCTGGCTTCGGTCGCCGCCGTTCATGTCCGGGTGCAGCACTTTGATAAGCGCTTTGTAAGCTTTGCGGACCTCGGGTTTGGTCCAGGTGTCTTTTGCCTCCAGGATCTCAATGGCGCGCCGTTCGGTCGGGGGCAGACGGCGCCCGGCCTGGGCACCACGCCCGGGGTTCTGCGTCGCATTGGCGCCCAGCACCTGATGAGGATCCTCAATGCCTAGCCGCGCCCAGGCACGCGCCTCCGGATCGCCCATCGGTTTTGTGTCGCGTTCCCAGACTTTGTCCTTGGACATCTGCGCGTTGAGTTCGGCCTCGGTCGTGCCGTCAAAGAAATTCCACTTAAGATTGTACTCGCGCACGTGGGCCTGGCAAAACCAGTAATAGTCGTCAAGGACATCGGGTGCGCGCGGTGCGCGGTATTTGCCGGCTTCGCCACAGCCTTCCTTGTCGCAGATGCGGGTCGATGTTTCCGACGCACCGGACATGCCCCGCCGTCCGCGCGGGTTTTTCTTTTTGGAGGAGGACACGGACATATCGAATCCGAAGGGATCGGGCTTTGGCATTTTTTGGCACCTATACGAGTCGAGGCCGCCTAGTTTAGACTGCACGCGAAAAGATTGAAGGGGGCGGAGACAAAAAAATGTCTAAACGACAAGAGATCGAAACAAGGTTACGTGAAGCCTTTGAGCCGACGCGGCTGGAGGTTGTCGATGACACAGAAAGCCATCGAGGCCACGCCGGATTCACCGAAGGCGTCGAGAGCCATTTTAATGTGGCCATCCGGGCGCCGGTCTTTCAGGACATGAACCGGCTGGCACGGCACAGGGCCGTTCACACGGCGCTCGGGCCTGAACTGATCGGAAAAATCCACGCACTCGCACTTGATGTAGGCGTTTAGCGTTGCGTCTCAGTTTCCTGATTTAAAATGATTTCTGCTGGCCGCAAGACGCATAAGCGCGTTTGAGATGCCGGAGACATCGCTGTGTTCTTCAACGCCATTGTCGCGCAGCATCCGGGTTGCACCCTCACTTTGTGAGGCATCATCATCGGGGCCTGCCGGTTGCGAATAGGGCATCGGGCGGGGAGGTTCGGCGCGTTTTTGCGGGGCGTCCGCCACCGGTGCGGGCGGGTATTTCACATCGAGCCGTTCGGTGGCCTGCAGGATCAGCGGCGAGCGCTCGGGGATCTGCCGGCGAAAGACCAGCATGTTGCGCCACTGTGTCCCGGCGGATTCCGGCCCGTCGCCGTCTGAGACCGGCAGAGTTTCTGCCCGCTGGTACTCCCAGCCCCGCATGCCCATGTCATTCATGAGGGTCTGCAGCGCATTTGCAAAGCGTGAATCCGCCGTGCTGAAACCCCTGGCCTTGAGGCCGCGGTCCGGCGCGGGAATGACCCTGTATTCGTATTGCGGCATGCTCAGCCTCTCAGACACCCGCGTTAACTATATCAACTGGCTGACCCATGGGAAAGACGCCATGCCCACGGTCGGGACCGCCCCGGCTCCCGGTTACTGCTTTCGTTTGATTCCGATGCTGCGTCCGGCGCGTTCGGGCCAGGGCAGATGCCCATGCGCCTTGTGCAGCGCCCGGACGCGCGCGAGAATATCGGTGGGCATCGGTGCGACGCGTGGCCCTGACTGATCAATATGCAGGCCCATGGATTCGCCCGTTGCTGCACACCAGCCGTCCGCATGGTGGATTTCCTGATAGATGTGAAAGCGTTTCTCGTCGAAATCCAGCAGCTGCAGGGTCACGATGACCGGATCTCCCTGGTGCAGCTCGCGCAGATAGCAGATGTGAAATTCGGCCGTGTAAGTGGTGAACCCGGTTTTCTGATACTCCGGACCGAACCCGAGCCCGGTGTAGATTTCATCGGCGGCCTCGTCAAAAAGAACGCCATAATAGGCCATATTCATATGACCGTTATAATCAAGCCATTCCGGGCGGACGGTCATAACAGAGGAGCGGAACGGGGCGACGTTCAGTGGATCTGAGATTTCTGACTGCATTCCTGACACTTAGGGCAGGTTGTGGTGTATGGCAAAACGTTTCAGGCCGGTGTGGCCGCGGGCAGATGAGATTTTTACGATCTCTTAAAGATGATCTGCCATTTTGTGGTCACAATCAGAGGCAAATATCCGGCCTGACTGATTGGGAAAATCTGATGAGAACAGCCGACGACCTTGTCCTGTCATACAACATCTCCGCGACCATGCGGCTGAACCCGGTGTTCCGTGAAAGCGACCCGGAGGTCACCCGAGCCAGGCTGCTTATTTGCGTAATTGCCTCCACATTTGTGCTGAGTGCGGTCACGGTTATGTATTCAGTGCTCGATCTGCCGGGGCCTGCGTTTTTATGGCAGCTTATCCTGTCGCTGTGCAGCTGAATCAGTGCAGAGCACAGCACGGATCTCCCACCAAAAAACAGGTGCAGGCTGTGAACCGCTCTCAAGCCGTGCGCCCGCGTAGCCGTCAGCCGGCGAGCTTTTGCGCGACCAGCTGGTTGACGACTTTCGGATTGGCTTTGCCACCCGTGGCTTTCATCACCTGACCCACGAACCACCCCGCAAGCTTGGGGTTTTCGCGGGCTTTGGCCACCTGATCAGGGTTTGCGGCGATAATCTCATCGACAGCGGCCTCAATGGCGCCGGTGTCGGTGACCTGCTTCATGCCTTCGGTTTCCACGATCTCAACCGGGTCGCGGCCGGTCGTGTAGCAGATTTCAAAGACATCCTTTGCAATCTTGCCTGAAATGGCATCCGAGGCGATCAGATCGACAATGCCACCGAGCTGCGCGGGCGTGAC is part of the Roseobacter ponti genome and encodes:
- a CDS encoding aminopeptidase P family protein, producing MFQSFKVTARPEQGPPRLAALREVLAAEGLDGFLVPRADAHQGEYVSAHDERLAWLTGFTGSAGFCAVLTGIAGVFIDGRYRTQVKSQVATEFTPVPWPEVSLGAWLAEQLPDGGTVGFDPWLHTPGQLETLERALKGRGIDMRACENMADRVWDDQPAPPRAPVRVHPMEFAGESHGSKRARLSEDLRDAGHRAAVITLPDSICWLLNIRGSDIPRNPIAQGFAVLHDNGHVALFMAAEKLDGLTGHFGPEVSVQNPDAFENFVAGLDGPVRLDKGTVPVAVSDILGDRVVWGDEPCALPKARKNEAEIAGAAAAHLRDGAAVVELLAWLDAQPAGSLTETQVVSRLEALRRNDNALQDISFETIAGTGPHGAIMHYRVTEETDATLEDGHLLVLDSGGQYLDGTTDVTRTIAIGDVPEEARAAFTRVLQGMIAMSRLRWPQGLAGRDIEAIGRMPLWLSGQDFDHGLGHGVGAYLSVHEGPQRLSRINHVPIEAGMILSNEPGYYREGAFGIRIENLIVAQDAPELPGGDAHRNMLDWRTLTWVPVDRRLVVREMLSTDERDWLNTYHAAVAEKIGPRVSPDAKTWLDAATAPL
- the cobT gene encoding cobaltochelatase subunit CobT, translating into MSKKQSDNPADAFKKALGEATKVMAHDPELTVSYSVDPAGMSGDAMRLPQVSRRMTREEVLLARGTADALALNRRYHNGQTHAKYAPQGDMARDLYEAMETARCEAMGARDMPGTAGNIDAKIGHESLRKGYDQVTQAADVPLSVAAGYLIRHLATGRDLPSGAQNVMELWRGFIEDQAGGTLENLDETLADQSAFAKFARQMISDLGYGDQLGDDPDQIDEDQEEDAEDSSEDDSEPDSTGQDDQDEEDADASPEQSQEEQQDAAQAQVSMDDMADQEMGEEAEMPEGEAPLEPPAPQPASDADPNYLVYLSDHDEEIGAEELAEPVELERLRAYLDQQLEPLKGAVSRLANKLQRRLQAQQNRSWEFDLEEGMLDAGRLARVVANPTTPLSFKVEKDTEFRDTVVTLLLDNSGSMRGRPISIAAICADVLARTLERCNVKVEILGFTTRAWKGGQAREAWLNDGRPQQPGRLNDLRHIIYKSADAPWRRTRPNLGLMMKEGLLKENIDGEALEWAHRRMLMRAEARKILMVISDGAPVDDSTLSVNPANYLEKHLRDVIAMVEKRKAVELLAIGIGHDVTRYYDRAVTITDVDQLAGAMTEQLAALFDSNPRARARMMGIRRAG
- the cobS gene encoding cobaltochelatase subunit CobS, translated to MADGALDINTKPTEEINVREVFGIDTDMVVKGFADGSDRVPDLDTTYKFDPDTTLAILAGFSHNRRVMIQGYHGTGKSTHIEQVAARLNWPAVRVNLDSHISRIDLIGKDAIKLKDGKQVTDFQEGILPWALRNPTAIVFDEYDAGRADVMFVIQRVLEVDGKLTLLDQNQVIEPHPYFRIFATANTVGLGDTTGLYHGTQQINQGQMDRWSLVATLNYLSIDAETAIVLSKNPHYNTEKGRRTVKQMVTVADLTRTAFMNGDLSTVMSPRTVIAWAQNAEIFRNIGYAFRLSFLNKCDELERQTVAEFYQRLFDEELPESAASVSLG
- a CDS encoding J domain-containing protein — translated: MPKPDPFGFDMSVSSSKKKNPRGRRGMSGASETSTRICDKEGCGEAGKYRAPRAPDVLDDYYWFCQAHVREYNLKWNFFDGTTEAELNAQMSKDKVWERDTKPMGDPEARAWARLGIEDPHQVLGANATQNPGRGAQAGRRLPPTERRAIEILEAKDTWTKPEVRKAYKALIKVLHPDMNGGDRSQEEQLQEVVWAWDQIKGSRNFRD
- a CDS encoding BolA family protein; the protein is MSKRQEIETRLREAFEPTRLEVVDDTESHRGHAGFTEGVESHFNVAIRAPVFQDMNRLARHRAVHTALGPELIGKIHALALDVGV
- a CDS encoding DUF4177 domain-containing protein, whose product is MPQYEYRVIPAPDRGLKARGFSTADSRFANALQTLMNDMGMRGWEYQRAETLPVSDGDGPESAGTQWRNMLVFRRQIPERSPLILQATERLDVKYPPAPVADAPQKRAEPPRPMPYSQPAGPDDDASQSEGATRMLRDNGVEEHSDVSGISNALMRLAASRNHFKSGN
- a CDS encoding thioesterase family protein, whose translation is MQSEISDPLNVAPFRSSVMTVRPEWLDYNGHMNMAYYGVLFDEAADEIYTGLGFGPEYQKTGFTTYTAEFHICYLRELHQGDPVIVTLQLLDFDEKRFHIYQEIHHADGWCAATGESMGLHIDQSGPRVAPMPTDILARVRALHKAHGHLPWPERAGRSIGIKRKQ